A DNA window from Pyrus communis chromosome 3, drPyrComm1.1, whole genome shotgun sequence contains the following coding sequences:
- the LOC137729205 gene encoding ER lumen protein-retaining receptor-like — MNIFRLAGDMTHLASVLVLLLKIHTIKSCAGISLKTQELYAIVFAARYLDIFTDFISLYNTVMKLIFLGSSFSIVWYIREHKIVRRSYDKDHDTFRHVFLLLPCVFFALIINEKFTFMEVLWTFSLYLEAVAILPQLVLLQRTRNIDNLTGQYVLLLGAYRALYILNWIYRYFTEPHYIHWIPWISGLVQTLLYADFFYYYFHSWKNNKKLQLPA, encoded by the exons ATGAATATATTCAGATTAGCGGGCGACATGACCCACCTGGCCAGCGTCCTCGTCTTGCTACTCAAGATCCATACTATCAAATCGTGCGCCG gtatttctttgaagACTCAAGAACTCTATGCCATTGTTTTCGCTGCTCGCTACCTGGACATTTTCACCGACTTTATATCTCTGTATAATACCGTCATGAAGTTGATATTCCTGGGGAGTTCATTTTCAATTGTTTGGTACATTAGGGAGCACAAGATTGTTCGTAGGTCCTATGATAAAGACCACGACACCTTCCGccatgtttttcttttgctgCCATGTGTGTTCTTTGCCCTAATAATCAATGAGAAATTCACCTTTATGGAG GTCTTGTGgacattttcattatatttagaaGCCGTTGCTATACTTCCTCAGCTTGTGCTGTTGCAGAGAACAAGAAACATTGACAACTTGACCGGCCAATATGTGTTACTTCTTGG TGCATACCGAGCTTTATACATTCTCAACTGGATTTACCGCTACTTCACTGAACCACACTATATCCATTGGATAC CATGGATTTCCGGGCTTGTTCAAACACTGCTGTATGCCGATTTCTTCTACTACTATTTCCACAG CtggaaaaacaacaaaaagctCCAGTTACCGGCTTGA
- the LOC137729206 gene encoding small ubiquitin-related modifier 1-like, which translates to MSETDGGRGGGVSEEGKKPLDPPAHINLKVKGQDGNEVFFRIKLTTQLKKLMTAYCDRVSVEMNSIAFLFDGRRLRPEQTPEELEMEDGDEIDAMLHQTGG; encoded by the exons ATGTCAGAAACAGATGGAGGTAGAGGTGGTGGTGTGAGTGAGGAAGGGAAGAAACCCCTGGATCCGCCTGCCCACATTAACCTCAAAGTCAAAGGCCAG GATGGTAACGAGGTATTTTTTCGAATTAAACTTACCACCCAACTGAAGAAGCTTATGACTGCATACTGTGATCGGGTGTCAGTAGAAATGAACTCGATCGCCTTCTTGTTCGATGGCCGGAGACTCCGGCCCGAGCAGACTCCAGAGGAG CTCGAGATGGAAGATGGTGATGAGATTGATGCAATGCTGCACCAAACTGGAGGGTGA